In Maniola jurtina chromosome Z, ilManJurt1.1, whole genome shotgun sequence, the genomic window ttaatagattttttgaacctgtgtaaaggcaagtccaaaattgactgaggaattttgttatagaagattatacccattcccacaaatgacttttggaccttcctgagacggagcgtaggagtcgcaagcctgttacggtgtctagtcagcctgttgtgtagatcgccaaccttcttgtaactaagaatattttgtcttacaaaaattatgttgttgtaaatatattgagaggctacggtaaggatacctatttccttaaatttttctcgaagtgaatcgcgtggttttaagttataaattgcgcgtattgcccttttttgtaatacaaaaattctcccaatatctgccgctctaccccatattaagattccataagacataatactatgaaaataagcaaaatatactatctttgcggtctccacgtcagttaattgtcgaatctttctaaccgcgtaagcagcagagcttagtttgccagcaagagttgatatatgggtgccccattgcagcttcgcatctaaggttatccccaaaaatgtagtagtctcttctattttcaaaatatcattatttatccttaaattaatgttacttgtgttcttggtattgggcagtgcgaattcaatacacttagttttttttgcatttaaaagtagattatttacagtaaaccagtgagttacctgagatatggcaccatttatatcgtcaaaattgtccttatttctatcgactttaaaaatcaaagacgtatcgtcagcaaatagtacgatatcgcaaatattttggactacatatggtaaatcgtttatgtatactaagaacatgaaaggacctagaatagagccttgaggaacacccattagtgaggctgatccggatgacttcacatcattcacacattgGGTTTGGGTTGTAATGTATGAacctgtatgaaacatggcacaccgcttgcgtaaagcgtggacgtatgcgtaacccggtttgttaggggtttacgcgcgtcattacgcacgtgtcacgtatacgcatttggtgtgaatcggccttttgAGTCTACTGGGTTAGGtggagatctatagagcgcactttgactttcacTCACTCACTTTGacactcagacttaagacactgttaaaacgagacagcgctataccgctgcataaatctgtctcgttttaactgaaccttaagtctaagcaaagtgcgctctatatatTTCAACCTTAGAGTGCCACGGAGCGCAATCCTTTTTTAATCAAAGTTtgtgtacttactacttatgtCCTTTAGGACGTTTGCGAAGAGAAATCACTGTACGCATTGTTAGCTAAAGTGCGTTTAAACAATGCTCTGGATGCACTGCGGGAGGTACGTTGCGTTGCGCGCTCGGGCACGTCGCGGTCACATGACTTGCCGCACCAGGCGCCGCAACGTGTGGCTTTCCCTCACACCCTCATTCCTACCTATGAGCCGCCGCTAGACGACCTGGTTAGTGCAACTTACtcgtatatcacactaatattataaaagcgaaagtttgtatgtgtgtgtgtgtgtgtgtatgtttgttactccttcacgcaaaaactactggacggatttggctgaaatttggaatggagatagataatatcctggattagcacataagctactttttatcccggaaaatcaaagagttcccacgggatttcgaaaaacctaaatccacgcgggcgaagtcgcaggcatcggctagtcatccATATAATTGGCTTAGGCAATATTACCGGGGAAGCGCTTCACCGCGGCCATATCCGGGTAAAGAAGCAACACCGCGACGCCCGTAACCTGGAGAGACCGCCGCTGCCTACTCCGGCTCGCCCCTGTCATCCCACAGGATTGCTTCACTACATGCCTCCGTCGGCTGACCTAATGATTACCTAATCAATCACACTAACATGTAattttgtacttacctactaatagtTTTATAACAAAGCCTGTAAGTTCCATTtaagtgaaaatttcttttcatcatcatcatcatcgcgtgccttcgaCGATCGTCGTCGTcgttggcgatcatcatccgaaaagcttctctatttaaagccgcctctatcaacttcgggtaactaagccctgtccacccccttatatcgtccaaccatttgcgtctttagcgacctcttttgcctgcaattctcccttccaacacttgggaatgagaattgtcctcctctctgtaaatgcctaaagaaagcgagcttccttcgcatgatggtggagATTATGGAACAATAAATGTCTTAAACCAGAATATTTTAAGGGCGAAAGTTCGTATATGTTTTTcctctttcaagcaaaaactactaaacggatttggcttcAATTTGGAATAGATATAGACATATACCCAGGATTAACAcacagactacttttatcccagagaaTCAAAGATTTCgcacgatttaaaaaaacctatatccacacaaACGAATTctcgagcatcagctagtagttactACCATAAAATCCtaataagtttaatattttcattctaGAACTTGACCGGCCAGTACGTGAAAGTTCGGAGCATTCCGCACAGAAGCAAGTCGAAATCAACCATTGATGCCAAATCTCCCAATtaatcattaaattaaatatatatagatCTAATTTAGTTATTATTACTCCATGCCaagattttttttctcataATTGAGTGACTTTTCACACCGGTTAaaatttgtttgaattttttgtttttcgttTCCAATAACTCCATCTGCGATCGGCCCTCCCACCATAATCAGATTTGGGGAGTTgaatttgtttgaataaaactaTTTCTATTCTGTACTAATATCCAACAAAGATTTCAGGGTATCGCGTTCCATCTTGAATAGCATCGTCAGTAACAGTGCCATAGGTGAGCTGCATGAGACCTAGAAGTTGATCACACACCCAAACTATACCTaaattccgaaaaacctaaattcttgACTCAAGCATCAAGCAAACATTGTAAACGGTCAACATGCTTGGCTCAAGCGAAAATCTACGTGCTTGCCATCAAGTTGCTTGACCGACTCAGCCCTTCATAATGCTTATTGGCTCTTAAGAGCTTCTGAGATGGTGAAGCGGCTCCATGGCGAGCAGGTAATTTCCTTATCCTTGCTCAAGCAGCAAAAGCCACTCTTCTCATTTTTCGAACACAGTCGAAACGTCATTTAACGCCCAAGCTCATAAATGCTTGACTCGCATCAAGTAAACCTTGTAAACGGCTAACATGCTTGGCTCAAGCAAAAATCTACGTGCTTGCCATCAATTTGCTTGACCGACTCAGCTTTTTATAATACTTCTTGGTTCTTACGATGTTTTGTTGCAACTAGACTAGGTTTTCTAATAGGCGTCGCGTTCGCGCGCCAGTAGAGTGGGCATATTTGGGGCAAACAATAAAAATGACTTTTAacttttgtatgtaaatttttattatttaatcaaatcaaaacaattttaaatacatatcaaacaTGCATATCAAAGGATTCGAACTAGCGTCTCTCCTGGGCCTGAGTATCGCACGCAGTACCCTCAGTACAAGATTTTACTCCCCACCaacgttaagaggggtctctccgtcactcgcttcatacaaacgtagttcgtctctaaAACATTCGTACCTGCGTCTCTCCCGGGAGCGCCGCCTTTAGCggtaggtaaaacactatcataaaaattacaaatcaatagtatttatttatttcatgtaggtataGGACAACTAATAGTAGGAGAGCCCACGATGCTAAATGGGGATTTACTCGAGCGTCATAGAGACCTATTGCGATGCAAAGCTTAGATGATAAgaagaaaaaaatgttatataatgtATACCTTTTCATCGGTGGGGAAAGCGGCTATAGCCTtccaaataagtaaaaaaaaactgttgcgTGGACATACTCGAGCGCGTCAGAAATTGATAGTATCCAATGTCcttcctgcctttcatgattctaggtcaatgggaagcactctataggttttcttgacagactcgacagacagacagacaacaaagtgatcctataagggttccgtttttccttttgaggtacggaaccctaacaaagcGAACTCTTCAACTAgtgtgtaataataattaagtatggatCACTGCGACCGGTTTCGCTGGCAGCGATGTTCACGATGCTACACGTCGAGCTGCACATTTTTCTTACCTACCCACTAGATTAAGTATATCATTGCGTACCTGCCTTACCAATTTGTCATTGTGCtagttttatagttttattatatatataactataataatttaacgCAGTGTCCGGTGAACCCGACTGTGATTTTTGTGGCACTGGATGTAACAAAAAATGCCCTCTCATCCGAGATATGATCTTTAACTATGGGCCTCACGAGTCACTCAGCTGGCGGTGGACAGAGCTTTCTTGGAGTTTCTGtacctacgtgatcaaatcagaaatgaggagatccatcgAAGAACTAGAGTAATCGATAtaactcaacgggttgcgaagctgaagtggcaatgggcaagacacatagttcgaaaaacccaTAGACGTTAGGGTCCcaagtattggcgtcactcagaaaagcaggtattatttaaatatttttatcgaattattggaatgtcatctccaaaaccaacacaaaaaaacacaagtttaatgtgtaaggttatccgagagttttaatctaaaaaaactaatgccaaaataaattatttaattagagcgtgattgctatcacaacatctaattattcagttcacaatccaaaataccgaaaatatgcgatatcgctccgaatctcagaaggagactaaactaaaaccttcgaaacacccgtatttatgcaagttcaatcttgttggcctcctagcaacagattgtatgacatcgaatgagcgaaatatcgattttatcaaactacctgcattagataaattaataattttatattatttttgacaactcaaatcaatttttaaaaataaccttacacaaggtactagaatggcgacctcgcccGGAAactgcagcgttggaagacctccaCTATttgaacagacgacatcaaaagactggcagggagccactggattcaggcggcgcaaaaccgtggcgtgtggaagtctctacaagaaaACAATATCCAGCTGTGGATGTCTGTCAGCTGAtgtgaggatgatgatgatggcaaTGCCACAATCAATCAGTATGAAAACAGATTGCTAATGGTGACGAAATTACCCACAAAGTCTTGCGTTAAATCAGTTTACAGAAATTTATTCTCAAACAGTGAACATACTGCGCACTTACATTAAGACTATATACATACATTTCTGTACTTACACAGACGCGTGCgatactattttaattttactataatattaacaCTATGTCTACGTAATTAcctatttacaataattttgtcttacttattaactaatgcaATTTTGTGTAATTTACAGTTCTACCTATACAATATTGTCCGCAATATATATCTTTAACCTATTATTAAATTGACAACTTCTGGTAAGCTAATTAATCACATGTGCAGCCCCACacattatacttttatttaataaataaggcTTTATTTAATGCCATAGAAAGTTATTACAGGTTGTTGATTAGTAAGTtcatattacaaattaaattatggttagataggtaggtatattatagtgtTAAGTACTCGTAGTTATTTTGTATGGACCCCCTTTGGACGAAAGCCTCCTCCGAGGAAATCCACTTGACTCTATCTATGCTGATGCAAGCAATCTTCGTGCGATAGAAtacaattctttatttgcataatgtgtgtacTGACACACTATGTTCCTTACTAAAATCTAATCTAAATCTAAGGAACATAGCGCATCTAACGCACATTAGCCATATCGGCGTACTAATATAGTAGACAGTTGAGTTTactatgtataaaaaatatattgaaatacaGGGAATAATACAATTAAACTTAGTACGGGTAATAAATATTCCAAAAAACCAAACGAATATAGGCACCCtaataaaatttgttaaaaaagaatgttaaaatcaatttttatcATATTGGAAAAATTCTTCAAATCAAGAATGTGATCGCTAGAAAAATCTACCAATGTGGATTTTTTGTTGCAATCACATTGTTGCCCATGTGTACTCCAGAAGGCTATCGGTCAGGTCCTTCATTCTGAAAGCGACTCAATCGTGGAAACTGGTAACAACCGTGTTCACGATCAAGACACCGAAACTCTCCGTGTCTCTTCATTGACGCTCGGGCGTTATCAAATTCCAGAGAGTATTCATGCAAGGTGATCTCATATCAGGAACATGAGGTCAAAAAATGTATTCccttcaaaatataatattcccTTCTCTAGCTTTCATTGGTTTCAGAAGGGTACTTCATGTTGCCACCTTAATAGGTGGCCTTAATGTCGCCTTAGATAATTCCAAAGCAAAATCAAATATCCAGCCGGGGATTCTTCAGCAGGGGAATCCCCAGCTGGATACTTGATGTTGCCTTCAGAGGACTTCCTTTGAAACGAGCTAACTCACTATAACAGTAGTTTCATGGAATTGCCGAATTTAATCGGCGGTTGACGCAAACAAAGGAAGTAGTAGATCTTTTGTCTGAGTTAACTGTCGACCAAAGTTCAGCAGCCAATCTTCCCAGATGTCGCGAGCTTTGTGACGAGCAATCAGCAAGGGCTTCTTGGTGTCCGAGATTTGGGTGTTTAGCTTCATCTCGCCATATTTCTACGGCCCAAATGTGAAATGAGACTATAACAGCTTGGACCATCCTTCCATGACATGTCATCGACCTTGTAAATCTTTTTGTTAAAGTCATCATATCAATTCTGGAAGCAATTTCTTACTTATTCTCTTACCATTTGATGGATCGTATACAACGCAAGACTTTGTGGGTAATTTCGTCACCATTAGCAATCTATCTTTATACTGATTGATTGTGGCCTTGCCATGATCATCATCCTCACTATCAGCTGACAGACATCCACAGCTGGATATtgttctcttgtagggactcccacacgccacggttttgcgccgcctgaatccagtatCTCCCTGCGACTCCTTTGATGTCTGTCCAACCAGTGGAGGTCTtctgcgctgcgctttccggGCGAATTCgccattctagtaccttgggaATTGGGACTCCAATGTCCAACGGTTTGCGCATTGACACTTCAGCTTCGAAACtagttgagctatgtcggttactcagGTTCTCCTGTGGACCTCCTCATTATTGATTTGAGGAAGTAAGTAGacaaactccaagcatagtttTTTCCAACGCCAAttaagctttcttatgaagcccATAATTAGCTACCATGTCTCGGTTGATCGGATCCATatatcatcattgtcaacaCAGACTGTTCAAAGGCTTTGGTCTTCGGACACCGTTTCGATTCGTTATGACCACTTCTTTCCAATTCGACCACTTCCGACACGACCACTGCCCCATAGGTTAAGGGAGACTGcgtgaaatagaacatctaTACAAGCTGAGCTGTTTacgatttaattaaaataataatagatacataATTTATCTTTGCTCTCCTGTAAAATTAGAATGTTGCTGACGACTTACTTTAAGTAGAAGCCATAGATATGTAAATCGGGGAACGCACACCCCGTTATGTTGCGTATAGACTGACGCAAGGTAACATGCAATATAACATGAAATGAAAGAATTTGACGTCCACATTAGTCCAGTTTACAGTGCACTCTGTGACAAATTCTCATAGTCTGGACATCTTGCGCGCGCGAACATTTCATGCGCTCGCTACGAGCACTTCAAAGCGATCCGCGATTCGTCAGTTTTTGAACGAACACAAAGAGGCACGCAGTGTGCTCAGAGCGCCAATGTCGAGGGGTCGTGATGAGACGCGCGCCAACACGAACTGAACCAGGTATGGACACAGCTGCGGACCAAGAAGTAAAGAAAAAGCCAtacaaatcatcatcatcagcctgtggacgttcactgttggacatggccttccctatagagcgccaccacacccggtccttagccttcctcatccagccacttcccgccagccgctttatatcgtcggtccatcgtgctggagggcgtctacgtttgcttaaacgcggtctccactcaaggactttccggctccaacggccatcacctctacgacaggcatggcctgcccactgccacttcagcttgctaatagtttgggctatgtcagtgaccttggttctcctgcggatctcctcatttcggatctcatccctcagggaaactcctaacatacaAATAATGTATGGCTTTTCCTTCTAACAAGATAATGTAGCACTGACAATCGTCGACAGCAATTAATCGTCACGCTCCGTTCTCTTCGCGTGTTCTCAGCAGACTGACGCTAGTTCGCGCGCACGCCGGGAACAGATGCGAGCAAGTACACGTTCGGTTCACTGTAGGTGTACACTGATGCTCCTTCCATGTTACATAGCATGTTACCTTTCATCAGTGTATACGCAGCTTCAGAAGTCGTGGATCAGCGGTCCTCCGTGTCGCCGCACAGCGCCGCGACCAGGCTGTCGAACTCGGGCACCGCCTCCTCGCACTTGCGCAACTGCGCGGCGACGGTCGCGCGATCCACCGGCGCGGCGGTACTCGCCCAGTCGCCGCTGGCGGCGGACCGCGCTTGCATGCACTCGCGGTAGAAATTCGCGAGCTCAGCGATCGGGCTGCCGTCCGCGAACGGGAACTCCTGAACACGACACAATAATAAGAGTGTGGAAGTGTCTTTACCCTATCCGCAGAGAgaagtatagggctctctctgttacgtaatccaatACAAATGAAAAAGACATAAAATCAGTGGGCGTTAGCCAATCATTTTGAGTCACTAACCAATCAGAGAAATTAGCATAGCGCGCTCTCGGTTACGTAATGCCATACAAATGAGAGAGACATCAATCTCTGTGGGCGTTAAGTATTTTGAGTTACCAACTAATCATAAATGTTTTGTGATGAAATGGAATGTATAAGACGTACCATCAGGCTGTCGTGCTTGTCGCTGGACTGTGGCACGTCTATGGCGCGACTGGCGGCGGTCGAACAACACGCTTGTTCACTCATGCTTGCCTCGCTTGACTCTCCCATCGACAACCGCTGCATTTTCTGTTAAGCATtacaaatttattatttttacaggttctgtacctcaacccagcatcagttttcctctccaattttaatatggatacctctaagtcaagagtgattaggcatcttctagacaagcacGCTCCagcttaggctgcatcatcacttgccagcaggtctaattgcacCCAAGTGCTagtccataaataaataaaaaatgtcagtcagttttttcttttatatatttagatacaaacCTTTTCCAGCTTGTCCTTTTCCGCAAGCAGCCACATCATGGGCGGCTCAGGGGGAATCTGTTCGCTCAGTGTGTCATGCAGTTCCTGTATTTGGATGCAGTCCACAAAAGCTCCTGCAGTTAATGGCTTTGATAGATCCAATGCCTTCTTTTCCTTCAGCTTTTTCCTACAAATCAAACTAAGTTACTGTCTAACAGGTGAAGGTTAGCTATATTAATAAGTCTTACACCAAAGGAGGTTATTGTTAAAGAAGACAATTatataacaattttataaagCAAACACGCTCACATACTATgtgattttcaaatttttgttccAAACTAAGCTGTCTTGAACTGTAAAAATGCAAAGTGTCCAATGTAAGAAATAGCACAGTGTTTTCGTTAAACAGAGATAAGATATGTTGCCAGTTCACGGTCAATATGTACCTTGGACTTTCCTTGGGAAAATGATCACtctttatcataatattgttgCTAGTCTGTAGAACATTCTTCTCCATTGGCTTGTGGTCTTCTGGTAGTATGTTCATTTTTGTCCTGTATGCCACTTCAATCTGAATAGTCCCTATTGGAGTGTGGAGTTCACTCACTTTTATAGATTTAGAGTTCTCCCCTGAAAGATAAACCTTAATAAGGGACCGTTTTCACTGCCAAGCACCATTGGTAGAGATTTTTTATAGGGATAAATACTTTTGAAGTGCAATTCTTAAAAGCCtgaccagaaaaataaaatatctcgcCATATTACAGAAAACCTGTGGAACTAATTTATACAAAACCatattaatataagtacttagtgATCACAGACCATATACTAGTGGCACGCTCGGAGTAagctttttatatttctagtcaGGCTATGGGCTATAAGCCAAGATGAAGGGGGCCTTAGCCGGTGAAATCCTGGCTAAAAGCTCTTCACCAGGGTACAAAGTTGCCCTACACTTCACCCAGGTAAGAAAGCCAGGTCTCCAGATACCAGGATACCCCGTTTACAAATCGTTTGGCTGAAGACCCTGTTGTCATTAGTAacattttgatttaaaactataacaggaaaaacaaaattaaaaagagaCTTCAATTTGTTGAAAAGAACCCAAAACAACTTATTGCATTTAAGGATGAAGTGATGCTGAAcgtgataaattaatttaaaaacactCACCTAAAAATTCTAGGTTAGGATGTCCTCCATAAATTTTATAGGATATTTGATATGACTCTCTATTTTGTAATCTTGAAAGCTTATAAGCTGGTGTTATCCTAGATATGCTCAACGTAGACTTAAGCATGATGCTCATTCTGTAGTATATATTGGAGACTGAGGTGATACTTTCGGAAGAGTTACTCGGGGTGAGTCTGACCGTCCACACTTCTAGGACCATCTCATCGCCGTCATTTGTTCGTAGAACTATCTCGATGCACAGTACGTTGCTAAGCGCTTCAACCACCTCTCCGTTCAGCACTCGTTTTGTATCACTGTTCACTTCTGCCACGTCAGGTATTGATAGGTTGAACTGAAACAAACCAAAACACTTGTTGGGGtcccatacctcaaaaggaaaaaaggtacACTTATGGGgtcacttcgctgtctgtctgtcggtgtGTATGTTGTGTCTGTCACGACAATAACGAAAATTAAACTTATGTCGCCGCAGGGCCATGGCATCTATTGCCCATAGGACAAAGCATTAGAGTTATGTATACTTCGTCTACACAATGCtcccagagtgaactagagtgtgGAAACTCTCAGCTTTGATCCTGAATCTACGTCTGACATGTATAAGGGTAACGTGAAGTCAaagatacctagtcgtttcatagcctatcTAGCGTCAAATGTGGGTAACATTTGATGGCTGCCAGTGTAACTGAAGCCTCCACGTTTCGTTACAAGTTTCCTGTCCTGAACTAGAATAAAGGAATCTTACCCACTGCAAAGTGTGAAGAGATGCGGGCGGGCCTTCGTCGCTCCCTTTATTAATATCATGGCCAATTTTCTTCCCTTGCCTGCTTTGCACTACAATCTGTGCCactttcaaagtcaaaatcttCGTGAACTTATACAATTTCACCCTATCCTGCATCTCCGAAGTAGAG contains:
- the LOC123880493 gene encoding autophagy-related protein 13 homolog, with the translated sequence MKTYRMACSTSEMQDRVKLYKFTKILTLKVAQIVVQSRQGKKIGHDINKGSDEGPPASLHTLQWFNLSIPDVAEVNSDTKRVLNGEVVEALSNVLCIEIVLRTNDGDEMVLEVWTVRLTPSNSSESITSVSNIYYRMSIMLKSTLSISRITPAYKLSRLQNRESYQISYKIYGGHPNLEFLGENSKSIKVSELHTPIGTIQIEVAYRTKMNILPEDHKPMEKNVLQTSNNIMIKSDHFPKESPRKKLKEKKALDLSKPLTAGAFVDCIQIQELHDTLSEQIPPEPPMMWLLAEKDKLEKKMQRLSMGESSEASMSEQACCSTAASRAIDVPQSSDKHDSLMEFPFADGSPIAELANFYRECMQARSAASGDWASTAAPVDRATVAAQLRKCEEAVPEFDSLVAALCGDTEDR